One Arthrobacter sp. StoSoilB19 DNA window includes the following coding sequences:
- a CDS encoding 4-hydroxyphenyl-beta-ketoacyl-CoA hydrolase encodes MADRYELGVDPAKLEAIDMHVHLEVDSCGHGSLPEALTEASAKYFKAEDRTPSLDRIAEVYRGLNMAAVVFTVDARTQLKHEPNSIPELIAGAARNNDVLIPFGSVDPRTGEDAIAGAKHQAVELGARGFKFHPSLQGFDPSNERFYPLWGTLQELGLPAIFHTGQNGMGAGLPGGYGIKLAYSNPLLLDAVAADFPGLQIIMAHPSVPWQDEANSIATHKANVFIDLSGWSPKYFPESLVKASNSYLQDKVLFGTDFPLITPQKWLGAFADLPLKDEVRPKILKDNAVRLLGLGG; translated from the coding sequence ATGGCAGACCGTTACGAACTGGGCGTCGACCCCGCCAAACTCGAGGCGATCGACATGCACGTACACCTCGAGGTGGACAGCTGCGGGCACGGGTCGCTGCCTGAGGCATTGACCGAAGCATCGGCCAAGTACTTCAAGGCTGAAGACCGCACCCCGTCCCTGGACCGCATCGCCGAGGTCTACCGCGGACTGAACATGGCCGCCGTCGTCTTCACCGTGGACGCCCGCACCCAGCTCAAGCATGAGCCCAACAGCATCCCCGAACTCATCGCCGGCGCCGCCCGGAACAACGACGTACTGATTCCGTTCGGCAGTGTCGACCCGCGCACGGGTGAGGACGCCATCGCCGGGGCCAAGCACCAGGCGGTGGAGCTCGGTGCCCGCGGCTTCAAGTTCCATCCGTCCCTCCAGGGCTTCGACCCCTCGAACGAGCGCTTCTACCCCCTGTGGGGGACGCTCCAGGAACTGGGCCTGCCCGCCATCTTCCATACCGGCCAAAACGGCATGGGAGCGGGCCTGCCCGGCGGGTATGGCATCAAGCTCGCTTACTCCAACCCGTTGCTGCTGGACGCCGTGGCCGCCGATTTCCCGGGCCTGCAGATCATCATGGCCCACCCGTCGGTGCCGTGGCAGGACGAGGCAAACTCCATCGCCACGCACAAGGCCAACGTCTTCATCGACCTCTCCGGCTGGTCGCCCAAGTACTTCCCGGAGTCGCTGGTCAAGGCCTCCAACTCCTACCTTCAGGACAAGGTGCTGTTTGGCACCGACTTCCCGCTGATCACCCCGCAGAAATGGCTGGGAGCGTTCGCCGACCTCCCGCTGAAGGACGAGGTCCGGCCCAAGATCCTCAAGGACAACGCGGTCCGCCTGCTCGGGCTGGGCGGC
- a CDS encoding class I SAM-dependent methyltransferase, with protein MNEVSAFYTGPGQLLAAISSALDAAGVDRSALRPADLGAVDEFHIRGRRATLEIIEALGLTADSQVLDLGSGLGGPARTLAEMTGCTVTGVDLTPEFCQVATALSEWTGLSGRTRFHVGDATATGLPDESVDAAMTVHVAMNIPDKHALYAEAFRVLRPAGRLVVYDVLQGEGGEVHYPVPWAADPSTSFPATLEDMRRLLPSAGFDVISEVDSSDESLSWFQHMRAKIQREGPAPVTFATFLGDSFAQMAANQVANLAERRIRTVMFVCSRP; from the coding sequence ATGAATGAGGTTTCGGCCTTTTATACCGGCCCCGGTCAGCTTTTGGCGGCCATCAGTTCTGCCCTGGATGCGGCCGGCGTGGACCGTTCGGCGCTGCGGCCGGCCGACCTCGGTGCTGTCGACGAATTCCATATCCGTGGACGCAGGGCGACGCTGGAAATCATCGAAGCGCTCGGCCTTACTGCAGATTCCCAAGTGCTCGATCTCGGAAGCGGATTGGGCGGCCCCGCCCGGACGCTCGCCGAGATGACGGGGTGCACGGTGACAGGGGTGGACCTGACACCGGAGTTCTGCCAGGTAGCGACGGCGCTTTCGGAGTGGACAGGCTTGTCCGGCCGCACCCGCTTCCACGTTGGGGACGCCACAGCCACCGGCCTTCCGGACGAGTCTGTGGATGCTGCGATGACAGTGCATGTGGCGATGAACATCCCGGACAAGCACGCGCTGTATGCCGAGGCCTTCCGGGTCCTGCGGCCGGCCGGCAGGTTGGTGGTTTACGACGTGCTGCAGGGTGAAGGCGGGGAGGTGCATTACCCGGTGCCGTGGGCCGCTGACCCCTCAACGAGCTTTCCCGCGACCCTGGAGGACATGCGCCGTCTCCTCCCTTCGGCAGGTTTCGACGTCATCTCGGAGGTCGACTCCTCGGACGAAAGCCTTTCCTGGTTCCAGCACATGCGTGCCAAAATCCAGCGGGAAGGGCCAGCACCGGTGACCTTCGCGACCTTCCTTGGCGACAGCTTCGCACAGATGGCAGCCAACCAGGTGGCCAACCTCGCCGAGCGGCGCATCCGGACGGTCATGTTCGTGTGCTCGCGGCCGTGA
- a CDS encoding DUF3237 domain-containing protein — translation MSAPLRPRLEFLTELNVTVETPIDVGPAPTGHRRIIPITGGTMTGPALRGTVLPGGADFQTLHSPELTELDARYVVEAEDGALIHVHNSAVRHGSAADIARLNRGEPVDPAAIYFRCSLRFSTASREWSWLNHVVAVGTGERYQDAVRIAVFIVR, via the coding sequence GTGAGCGCACCTTTACGGCCGCGCCTGGAGTTCCTGACGGAGCTGAACGTAACGGTGGAAACACCCATTGATGTTGGGCCCGCCCCCACCGGCCACCGCAGGATCATACCGATCACCGGCGGAACGATGACGGGGCCCGCCCTCCGCGGCACGGTGCTGCCCGGCGGCGCGGATTTCCAGACCCTGCACAGCCCGGAACTCACCGAGCTTGATGCCCGCTACGTTGTCGAGGCGGAGGACGGGGCATTGATCCACGTGCACAACAGCGCCGTCCGGCACGGCTCAGCGGCCGATATCGCACGGCTGAACCGCGGTGAACCAGTGGATCCGGCCGCCATCTACTTCCGGTGTTCACTCCGGTTCTCCACGGCGTCCAGGGAATGGTCGTGGCTCAACCACGTGGTTGCCGTCGGTACCGGCGAGCGGTACCAGGACGCAGTGAGGATCGCCGTCTTCATCGTCCGCTGA
- a CDS encoding MarR family winged helix-turn-helix transcriptional regulator, with amino-acid sequence MATLGTDVQTPRLAAARIGSDVGLLLAKLHAAGSVLNNKALADFGLRERSFSVLTLACSGLEPTQRELADFLSLDPSQVVTLVDDLERRGLVERAQGKQDRRAKIIVSTAEGRKMHAKARTAMDAAELNQLAGLSDGESQELKRLLRKALWGAAE; translated from the coding sequence ATGGCCACCTTGGGCACAGACGTTCAGACCCCGCGCCTTGCGGCAGCCAGGATCGGCAGTGACGTGGGACTGCTGCTGGCGAAGCTGCATGCCGCAGGCTCGGTCCTGAACAACAAGGCACTGGCCGACTTCGGCCTGCGGGAGCGCTCCTTCTCGGTCCTGACACTGGCGTGCAGCGGGCTGGAGCCGACGCAGCGGGAGCTTGCCGACTTCCTCAGCCTGGACCCGAGCCAGGTGGTCACGCTGGTGGACGACCTGGAACGCCGCGGACTGGTGGAGCGGGCGCAGGGGAAGCAGGACCGGCGCGCCAAGATCATCGTCTCCACTGCCGAGGGGCGGAAGATGCACGCGAAGGCCCGCACCGCCATGGACGCGGCCGAGCTGAACCAGCTGGCCGGGCTTTCCGACGGGGAGTCGCAGGAATTGAAGCGGCTGCTGCGCAAGGCGCTGTGGGGCGCGGCGGAGTAG
- a CDS encoding IS30 family transposase yields MSRVIGTRLRNQRAQQPRASLKPPSGRYLCLRERLQMADLLRMGCSLRQIGRDLGRHASTIKRELDRHRDPRGRYLPHIADHEARSQRRRPRERKLHANPRLHAMVQTKLTSHWSPEQICGWLALEFPAEPGLRLCPETIYQALLFGDHGGLRTAGKPRLRTGRKIRKHRWRTGSGHGSVVKNMTMISERPPEVETKEEAGHWEGDLIVGVGSASAMVTLRERKTHYGIIINLPHGHTAAQTNQAIIAAFSALPAHLKQTLTWDQGVEMARHQELAAATGLRIYFAERSSPWQRGANENFNGLARQYFPKGTDLSVHSEDHVKQVCVELNSRPRKSLGYLTPAAIFQFSKDG; encoded by the coding sequence ATGAGCAGGGTTATCGGGACAAGGCTTCGGAACCAGAGAGCGCAACAGCCACGGGCCAGCCTCAAACCACCATCGGGCAGGTACTTGTGCCTGCGCGAAAGGCTTCAAATGGCGGACCTGCTCCGCATGGGATGTTCTCTACGGCAAATTGGGAGGGATCTGGGGAGGCATGCCTCGACCATCAAACGGGAGCTTGACCGGCACCGTGATCCCCGTGGGCGCTACTTGCCCCATATCGCCGATCACGAAGCGCGCAGCCAGCGACGTCGGCCGAGGGAGCGGAAATTGCACGCTAATCCACGCCTGCACGCAATGGTGCAAACAAAGCTAACCAGCCACTGGTCCCCGGAGCAGATCTGCGGGTGGTTGGCGCTGGAATTTCCCGCTGAACCTGGCCTGAGGCTCTGCCCGGAGACAATCTACCAGGCACTATTGTTCGGCGACCATGGCGGGCTAAGAACGGCTGGCAAGCCACGGCTGCGCACAGGGCGAAAGATCCGTAAGCACCGGTGGCGGACAGGATCCGGCCACGGATCGGTCGTGAAGAACATGACCATGATTAGTGAAAGACCGCCCGAGGTCGAGACCAAAGAAGAGGCCGGCCACTGGGAAGGTGACCTCATCGTGGGGGTTGGTTCCGCATCCGCTATGGTCACCTTACGGGAACGAAAGACCCACTACGGAATCATCATCAACCTCCCGCACGGACACACCGCAGCGCAGACCAACCAAGCGATCATCGCTGCCTTCTCAGCCTTGCCGGCTCACCTGAAGCAGACACTGACCTGGGATCAAGGCGTGGAAATGGCCCGTCATCAGGAATTAGCGGCCGCTACCGGACTGCGGATCTACTTCGCGGAGCGGTCCAGCCCCTGGCAACGCGGCGCGAATGAGAACTTTAATGGCCTCGCGCGCCAATACTTCCCAAAGGGTACGGATCTCTCCGTCCATTCAGAGGACCACGTCAAACAGGTCTGCGTAGAGCTGAACAGCAGGCCACGCAAAAGCCTCGGCTACCTCACTCCGGCAGCAATCTTTCAATTCTCGAAGGACGGATAG
- a CDS encoding SDR family NAD(P)-dependent oxidoreductase — protein MSLNGKVAIVTGSGQGLGLAYARELARQGAAVVINDVNAETAAQAVARIEADGGRATAVVVPVGTTDAAKALVAGAVDAFGRLDILVTNAGILRDKSLLKMTDEDFDLVINVHLKGTFTCVREAFGYFKENNVQGRIITIGSPTGQRGNFGQTNYAAAKAGIVGMVRTWALEMKKAGVTVNSVIPVAATAMTKTVPYFQKAVEADERGEAMPSFFRHDLGFGTADDVSGLVAFLASDEAANITGQAIGAGGDRLQVWTHPEAATTEYRDGGWTYEALLDNVGQLFNRDTLQGYGEEFLLLPAELQPEPVQAR, from the coding sequence ATGAGCTTGAACGGCAAAGTTGCAATCGTCACCGGGAGCGGGCAGGGCCTCGGCCTCGCCTACGCAAGGGAACTGGCCCGCCAGGGTGCCGCCGTCGTTATCAATGACGTCAACGCTGAAACCGCCGCGCAGGCTGTGGCCCGGATCGAGGCCGACGGAGGCCGGGCCACCGCTGTGGTGGTTCCGGTGGGAACCACGGACGCGGCCAAGGCCCTGGTGGCCGGCGCCGTCGACGCGTTCGGGCGGCTGGACATCCTGGTCACCAACGCCGGGATCCTGCGGGACAAGTCCCTGCTGAAGATGACTGACGAGGACTTCGACCTGGTCATCAACGTGCACCTCAAGGGCACCTTCACCTGCGTCCGGGAGGCGTTTGGCTACTTCAAGGAAAACAACGTGCAGGGCCGCATCATCACCATCGGTTCCCCCACGGGCCAGCGCGGCAACTTCGGCCAGACCAACTATGCTGCGGCGAAGGCCGGGATCGTGGGCATGGTCCGCACCTGGGCGCTGGAAATGAAGAAGGCGGGCGTGACGGTCAACAGCGTCATTCCGGTGGCCGCCACCGCCATGACCAAGACCGTGCCGTACTTCCAGAAGGCAGTGGAGGCGGACGAGCGTGGCGAGGCCATGCCGTCATTCTTCCGCCATGACCTCGGCTTTGGAACGGCCGACGACGTCTCCGGACTGGTTGCCTTCCTCGCCTCCGACGAGGCAGCCAACATCACCGGCCAGGCCATCGGCGCCGGCGGTGACCGTCTGCAGGTCTGGACCCACCCGGAAGCGGCCACCACGGAATACCGCGACGGCGGCTGGACCTATGAGGCCCTGCTGGACAACGTCGGCCAGCTGTTCAACCGGGACACGCTGCAGGGCTACGGCGAGGAATTCCTGCTGCTGCCTGCAGAACTGCAGCCCGAACCGGTCCAGGCGCGCTGA
- a CDS encoding class I SAM-dependent methyltransferase: protein MTDLGGTRGYYASFDRREWERLETPQGRIEFELTTHFLAKTMPESGRVLDIGGGPGRYSRWLCDMGYQATLADLSPNLLDIARAEFGEDRIREIVEADVRDLSRWSDNTFDSTIALGPFYHLTSAADRRKALEELMRVTMPGGTIAVALMSKYALLRRTLSIRDERHRMAEASFVEALLSRGTYDNPIPGRFTEGYGVEPSKAAKSFEEAGLITEIVASTHGFATGLEDQIENLRSEDPDAYVSTLEVLKATATDPSLLGTAGHLLYIGRNAPR from the coding sequence ATGACTGACCTTGGGGGAACAAGAGGCTATTACGCGAGTTTCGATCGGCGAGAGTGGGAGCGGCTAGAGACGCCCCAGGGCCGCATTGAGTTTGAACTCACCACTCACTTTCTAGCGAAGACAATGCCGGAATCGGGGCGTGTACTGGATATTGGCGGGGGCCCTGGCCGCTACAGCCGCTGGCTATGCGACATGGGCTATCAAGCCACATTGGCAGACCTTTCGCCTAACCTCCTCGACATAGCGCGGGCGGAGTTCGGTGAAGATCGGATCCGGGAAATCGTTGAGGCGGATGTCCGCGATCTTTCCCGTTGGTCGGACAACACCTTTGATTCGACAATCGCTCTGGGCCCGTTCTATCACCTAACCTCTGCAGCCGACCGGCGGAAGGCTCTTGAGGAGCTCATGCGCGTCACCATGCCCGGGGGAACAATCGCCGTTGCTCTAATGTCCAAGTACGCCCTGCTACGCCGGACCCTCTCTATCCGGGATGAACGACACAGAATGGCCGAAGCGTCCTTCGTGGAAGCACTACTCAGCCGCGGCACCTACGACAATCCCATTCCTGGCCGCTTCACCGAAGGATACGGTGTGGAACCATCCAAGGCCGCAAAGTCCTTCGAGGAAGCAGGGCTGATAACAGAGATCGTCGCGTCCACCCATGGGTTCGCCACAGGGTTGGAAGACCAAATCGAAAACCTCAGAAGCGAAGACCCCGACGCCTACGTTTCGACACTCGAAGTCTTGAAGGCCACCGCAACGGACCCCAGCCTCCTCGGGACTGCGGGACATCTTCTCTATATCGGAAGAAATGCTCCTCGCTAG